In the genome of Mytilus edulis chromosome 3, xbMytEdul2.2, whole genome shotgun sequence, one region contains:
- the LOC139515339 gene encoding uncharacterized protein, whose product MLEYSGVGLGRSHVNLIRDQYHSNTNPERKRQRSGKPADDEAALTTWFNNARSRNIPLSGPILEGKAKDLAVELGNDDFNPTSGWLSRWKNRNMIVHTKLHGENAHLKDAADRLELVVLEFLPPNTTAIIQSCDQGIIRNLKGHNQSQLVQKTLTEIDTTTATAVEIAKKVTLLDAIHMATNVWKKVKTTTIVNCFRKAGFKDTHEEELIPEKRTLKIHPT is encoded by the exons atgttggaatactcggGTGTTGGATTAGGCAG ATCTCACGTAAATCTTATACGAGACCAGTATCACTCAAACACAAACCCAGAGAGAAAACGCCAGAGGAGTGGCAAACCTGCTGATGATGAAGCAGCACTTACTACTTGGTTTAATAACGCAAGGTCAAGAAACATCCCACTCAGTGGTCCAATATTGGAAGGAAAAGCAAAAGACCTTGCTGTTGAATTAGGCAATGACGACTTCAATCCAACATCAGGCTGGCTATCACGTTGGAAGAACCGCAATATGATAGTTCATACAAAGTTGCATGGCGAAAA CGCCCACCTAAAAGATGCAGCTGATAGACTTGAACTTGTTGTTCTTGAATTTCTACCACCAAATACCACTGCCATAATTCAGTCATGTGACCAAGGGATAATCCGTAATCTTAAAGGACATAACCAAAGTCAATTAGTACAGAAAACATTAACTGAGATAGATACAACAACTGCTACTGCTGTCGAAATAGCCAAGAAAGTCACACTCCTTGATGCCATACATATGGCAACTAATGTGTGGAAGAAAGTCAAAACAACCACAATAGTGAACTGCTTCAGAAAGGCTGGCTTTAAAGACACTCATGAAGAAGAACTTATCCCAGAGAAAAGGACATTGAAAATACACCCAACATGA